TGAGCGTGATTTAACCAACAAAGAAGAGTAGTAGTTAAGGTAAGCCGCGGAAGTATTGGATTTTGAACTTAAAATACTGGGCAGTTCTTCCGCCACTCCCGCCCCTGACCGGCACCATACCGCCCAGGTTTTAACTATCGGCAATCAAATTAACCTGATTGATTGCGGCGAAAACACTCAAATGCAGCTGATGCGATACAAAGTAAAGCATCAGCGCATTTCTAATATCTTTATCAGCCACCTCCACGGCGATCATTTTTTCGGTTTATTCGGGCTGTTATCTACCATGCACCTGCAGCACCGCTCCGCTCCCCTGCAACTGTTTGGCCCGCCCGGTTTAGCCGAAATTCTTACTACCCAGTTTCGGTATTCTTTTACCCAGCTTAGCTTTAAACTTATTTTTCATGAACTAAACACCAGCGTTCATGAGCAAATATTTGAAGATAAGTTTATTACGGTCCATACTTTGCCCATGCAGCACCGCATTCCGTGCTGCGGGTTTATTTTCCGGGAAAAGCCTAAGCTGCGCCATTTAGTAAAAGAGAAACTACCCAACTTTTTAACGCCGCCCCAATTAATCCGCTTAAAACACGGCGAAGATATTTATGCTGAAAACGGCGAATTACTGGTAGCCAACGCCGATGTAACCCGCGAACCCAACTACAGCCGCACCTACGCTTATTGTTCCGATACCCGGTACAAAGAAGATATTTTGCCTTATATCAAACACGTAGATTTATTGTACCACGAGGCTACTTTTCTGGACGAGTTGCAACAACAGGCGGCGTATACCATGCATTCTACGGCCCGGCAAGCTGCTACGCTGGCCTTAAAAGCCGAAGTAAAACGTTTGTTAATCGGCCACTTTTCGGTACGTTACCGCGACCTGGAACCTTTGCTTCTGGAAGCCCAATCCGTTTTTGCTAACACGCAACTCGCCACAGAGGGTAAAACCATCCAGGTTCTGGAGTAACTAATTTAACTTTATCAATTTTTTAAATTTTTCTTCGGGCGCTTTATTTATCATCCTGCTATAATCTGCGGTGTAAAATCCGGTAAGTTCCGGATTAAAACTAATCTTGGTTTTCGATAAGTTTAAAGCTTGTTTTTTTAAAATCCGG
The sequence above is a segment of the Adhaeribacter swui genome. Coding sequences within it:
- a CDS encoding ribonuclease Z codes for the protein MDFELKILGSSSATPAPDRHHTAQVLTIGNQINLIDCGENTQMQLMRYKVKHQRISNIFISHLHGDHFFGLFGLLSTMHLQHRSAPLQLFGPPGLAEILTTQFRYSFTQLSFKLIFHELNTSVHEQIFEDKFITVHTLPMQHRIPCCGFIFREKPKLRHLVKEKLPNFLTPPQLIRLKHGEDIYAENGELLVANADVTREPNYSRTYAYCSDTRYKEDILPYIKHVDLLYHEATFLDELQQQAAYTMHSTARQAATLALKAEVKRLLIGHFSVRYRDLEPLLLEAQSVFANTQLATEGKTIQVLE